One Mycolicibacterium parafortuitum DNA segment encodes these proteins:
- a CDS encoding SDR family oxidoreductase has protein sequence MTEKVWFITGASRGFGREWTIAALERGDKVAATARDLSTLDDLSAKYGDALLPLKLDVTDRDADFAAVKQAHEHFGRLDIVVNNAGYGQFGFIEELSEQDARDQFETNVFGALWITQAALPFLRAQRSGHIIQVSSIGGITAFPNVGIYHASKWALEGFSQALAQEVADFGVHVTLIEPGGFDTDWAGSSARRAPELPDYADAHRKSQAQRASRNAKPGDPQASAAALLKVVDASPPPLRVFFGEVPLGLAKADYESRLANWEKWQPVAVEAQG, from the coding sequence ATGACCGAAAAAGTCTGGTTCATCACCGGCGCCTCCCGCGGATTCGGCCGCGAGTGGACGATCGCCGCACTTGAGCGAGGTGACAAGGTGGCCGCCACCGCGCGCGACCTGTCCACCCTCGACGACCTGTCCGCCAAATACGGCGACGCGCTGCTCCCACTGAAACTCGACGTCACCGACCGCGACGCCGACTTCGCCGCGGTCAAACAGGCCCACGAGCACTTCGGCCGGCTCGACATCGTCGTCAACAACGCCGGCTACGGGCAGTTCGGCTTCATCGAGGAGCTGTCCGAGCAGGACGCCCGCGACCAGTTCGAGACGAACGTGTTCGGCGCGCTGTGGATCACCCAGGCGGCGCTGCCGTTCCTGCGCGCCCAGCGCAGCGGCCACATCATCCAGGTGTCCTCGATCGGCGGGATCACCGCGTTCCCGAACGTCGGCATCTACCACGCGTCGAAGTGGGCGCTGGAGGGCTTCTCCCAGGCCCTGGCCCAGGAGGTCGCCGACTTCGGCGTGCACGTCACGCTGATCGAGCCCGGCGGATTCGACACCGACTGGGCCGGATCGTCAGCCCGGCGCGCCCCTGAGCTGCCCGACTACGCCGACGCCCACCGCAAGTCGCAGGCCCAACGCGCGTCGCGCAACGCCAAGCCCGGCGACCCGCAGGCCTCGGCGGCGGCGTTGCTCAAGGTGGTCGACGCGTCACCGCCGCCGCTGCGGGTGTTCTTCGGCGAGGTTCCGCTGGGGCTGGCCAAGGCCGACTACGAAAGCCGGCTCGCGAACTGGGAGAAGTGGCAGCCGGTCGCGGTCGAGGCGCAGGGCTGA
- a CDS encoding class I SAM-dependent methyltransferase, with protein MEPDGKIDASALAGVSETALLTLNGRAYQARHPHAIIDDPMAVQVVDSIDFDFDKFGKRKGQEMALRSLAFDRATKSFLAQHPDATVVALAEGLQTTFFRLDAAIPNARFRWVTVDLEPVIALRKRVLPESPRITTLAQSALDYSWMDAVDPSNGVLITAEGLLMYLQPDEAMGLITACANRFPGGQMIFDLPPVMVKKFAPKGMRSSSRYRVPPMPFSLSAAQLADLVHTVPGIKAVHDLPMPQGRGFFFEKVFPAFWGFKPLKNYRGAYTLLEFG; from the coding sequence GTGGAACCCGACGGCAAGATCGACGCCAGCGCGCTGGCCGGCGTCTCAGAGACGGCGCTGCTGACCCTCAACGGGCGCGCCTATCAGGCGCGGCACCCGCACGCGATCATCGACGATCCGATGGCGGTGCAGGTGGTCGACTCGATCGACTTCGACTTCGACAAGTTCGGCAAACGCAAGGGCCAGGAGATGGCCCTGCGGTCGTTGGCGTTCGACAGGGCGACCAAGTCGTTCCTCGCGCAGCATCCGGACGCGACCGTCGTCGCGCTCGCCGAGGGGCTGCAGACGACGTTCTTCCGCCTCGACGCCGCCATCCCGAACGCCCGGTTCCGTTGGGTCACAGTCGATTTGGAGCCCGTCATCGCGCTGCGCAAGCGGGTGCTTCCCGAATCGCCGCGCATCACCACCCTGGCGCAGTCGGCGCTGGACTACAGCTGGATGGACGCCGTCGACCCGAGCAACGGCGTACTGATCACCGCCGAGGGTCTGCTGATGTACCTGCAACCCGACGAGGCGATGGGGCTGATCACCGCGTGCGCGAACCGGTTCCCGGGCGGGCAGATGATCTTCGACCTGCCGCCGGTGATGGTGAAGAAGTTCGCGCCCAAGGGGATGCGTTCGTCGTCGCGGTACCGGGTGCCGCCGATGCCGTTCAGCCTGTCGGCGGCACAGCTGGCCGACCTGGTGCACACCGTGCCCGGCATAAAGGCCGTCCACGATCTGCCGATGCCGCAGGGCAGAGGCTTCTTCTTCGAGAAGGTGTTTCCGGCGTTCTGGGGGTTCAAGCCGCTGAAGAACTACCGGGGCGCCTACACCCTGCTCGAATTCGGCTGA
- a CDS encoding cytochrome C oxidase subunit IV family protein, whose product MTETTTAPGSGLRVITWTWAVLTAITVGSWWLAPAHFTETVAPSTAITVLVLALTLVKAHLIVRNFMEVHTAPRWLRRSMAAWLILLFAVVFAIYLV is encoded by the coding sequence ATGACCGAAACGACCACCGCACCCGGCTCCGGCCTCCGCGTCATCACATGGACTTGGGCGGTGCTGACCGCGATCACCGTCGGGTCCTGGTGGCTGGCCCCGGCGCACTTCACCGAGACCGTCGCCCCGAGCACCGCGATCACCGTGCTGGTGCTCGCCCTCACCCTGGTCAAGGCGCACCTGATCGTCCGGAACTTCATGGAGGTGCACACCGCGCCGCGCTGGCTGAGGCGGTCGATGGCGGCGTGGCTGATCCTGCTGTTCGCCGTCGTCTTCGCCATCTATCTGGTCTGA
- a CDS encoding cytochrome c oxidase subunit 3 family protein, which translates to MTQSESIPETRPGEGHLPGDVHMWVMVLGDLVIFAGYFIVYMIYRTMDPGGFLAAQQHLDINIGVLNTVILLTSSWFVARSVLAARAGSHRQAINYIYGGGLCGLLFIAFKGYEWYAKISTGHTNSEMFFAFYYVLTGVHMVHVLIGLIVLGVVIRELRNPFRRRTSMVETGAVYWHMVDLLWVIIFGLLYVMR; encoded by the coding sequence ATGACGCAATCGGAATCGATTCCCGAGACACGGCCCGGCGAAGGCCACCTGCCCGGCGACGTGCACATGTGGGTGATGGTGCTCGGCGACCTGGTCATCTTCGCCGGCTACTTCATCGTCTACATGATCTACCGGACCATGGACCCCGGCGGATTCCTGGCCGCCCAGCAACATCTCGACATCAATATCGGTGTGCTCAACACCGTCATCCTGCTGACCAGCTCCTGGTTCGTCGCGCGCAGCGTCCTGGCCGCCCGCGCCGGATCCCACCGGCAGGCGATCAACTACATCTACGGCGGCGGGCTGTGCGGGCTGCTGTTCATCGCGTTCAAGGGCTACGAGTGGTACGCCAAGATCAGTACGGGACATACCAACTCGGAGATGTTCTTCGCCTTCTACTACGTGCTGACCGGGGTGCACATGGTCCATGTGCTGATCGGGTTGATCGTGCTCGGAGTCGTCATACGCGAACTGCGGAACCCGTTTCGACGCAGGACATCCATGGTCGAGACCGGGGCGGTGTACTGGCACATGGTCGACCTGTTGTGGGTGATCATCTTCGGCCTGCTCTACGTGATGAGATGA
- a CDS encoding TetR/AcrR family transcriptional regulator: MVLREQKSERGRKGLQTRERLLGAAIAEFTRAGLAAADIGAIVAAAGVAHGTFFFHFPTKEHVLLELERREQDRIAAELTRAYRRPHGVRTTLTKAVGALGGLERRLGNRLFKDFLALHFSTTRPPSEEWTAHPVIVAVVEDLRRAQQRGEIPAEVDVMLNGVSFLVGLYALLITLPPSPAIREPVVAEYLTTYLYGLRVR; the protein is encoded by the coding sequence ATGGTGCTGAGAGAGCAGAAATCCGAGCGCGGCCGCAAGGGTCTGCAGACCCGTGAGCGGCTGCTCGGCGCGGCGATCGCCGAATTCACCCGCGCCGGCCTGGCCGCCGCCGACATCGGCGCGATCGTGGCGGCGGCCGGGGTCGCGCACGGCACGTTCTTCTTCCACTTTCCGACCAAGGAACATGTGCTGCTGGAGTTGGAGCGGCGCGAACAGGACCGCATCGCCGCCGAACTGACCCGGGCCTACCGGCGCCCGCACGGGGTGCGGACCACCCTGACCAAGGCGGTCGGCGCGCTCGGCGGCCTCGAGCGCAGGTTGGGTAACCGGTTGTTCAAAGACTTCCTGGCGCTGCACTTTTCGACCACCAGGCCGCCGTCGGAGGAGTGGACCGCCCACCCGGTGATCGTCGCCGTCGTCGAAGACCTGCGACGCGCCCAGCAGCGCGGCGAGATCCCCGCCGAGGTCGACGTGATGCTCAACGGGGTGTCGTTCCTGGTGGGGCTCTACGCGCTGCTGATCACGCTGCCGCCCTCGCCCGCGATCCGCGAACCGGTCGTCGCGGAGTACCTGACCACCTACCTGTACGGGTTACGTGTGCGATAG